The proteins below are encoded in one region of Telopea speciosissima isolate NSW1024214 ecotype Mountain lineage chromosome 10, Tspe_v1, whole genome shotgun sequence:
- the LOC122642800 gene encoding uncharacterized protein LOC122642800, with amino-acid sequence MKNDLAFVRDESENYMSHIAAKKAPIQRLNQIPGAALQMQRELLWYKEVESVMFSIHEMAENKQRKTPRILFTEEHRDLLKDGATWMKDTSTQCMVIATLITTIMFAAVFTVPGHGGGGGGEPNNYIQGKFQLVFNYHIKNVSTLFFGCCNVDVFSHYYFTICGRRLSVDFASDVDDGSFLSLHLDSGDDGSLCDSCLIYDSV; translated from the exons ATGAAGAATGATCTTGCTTTTGTGCGTGATGAATCAGAAAACTACATGTCACATATAGCTGCAAAAAAAGCACCTATACAGAGGCTCAATCAAATTCCTGGTGCAGCTCTCCAAATGCAACGTG AGCTACTCTGGTATAAG GAAGTGGAAAGTGTTATGTTCTCCATCCATGAAATGGCTGAAaacaaacaaaggaaaacaccAAGAATATTATTCACAGAGGAGCATAGAGACCTATTAAAAGATGGAGCAACATGGATGAAAGATACATCAACACAATGCATGGTGATAGCAACACTAATCACTACAATTATGTTTGCAGCAGTGTTTACCGTACCAGGtcatggaggaggaggaggaggagaacccAATAATTACATACAAGGCAAGTTTCAGTTAGTTTTTAATTATCATATCAAAAATGTTAGCACTTTGTTTTTCGGTTGCTGCAATGTTGATGTTTTTAGCCATTATTACTTCACGATATGCGGAAGAAGACTTTCTGTCGACTTTGCCTCGGATGTTGATGATgggtcttttctttctcttcatctCGATAGTGGGGATGATGGTAGCCTTTGTGACAGCTGTCTTATTTATGATTCGGTATGA